In Corynebacterium nuruki S6-4, the following proteins share a genomic window:
- a CDS encoding FAD-dependent oxidoreductase codes for MTTATHPTTRSVAVIGAGLAGTGAALALTRAGFRVDLYSDRTREALRDDVPATGTAILFGASRTADAEIIADRYADNPAAHFSAGAAGLASDSSNSSDSTGVASFPASYTYEAQSVDARLRADDRLAAFLDLAGTTGNRFLVDPVTPDSLDTIAGTHDLTLVATGKAGLADAFATDTDRTPYTGPQRHLLTVTATGLPSDHVFTGRTGGTQSDRLTDTDGNPANNSLLSLHEEGEVFAGPYLHKDGLASWVLLAWAKPGTATEQAFHSTSDAASALQTLKDLHHREFPDIADDIDRLQPVESDPHSWLKGAVTPRVRRPVGETASGHLVAALGDTAIAVDPIAGQGAQLGDRQVAALTAGLTAAASDGKEWDATLLTDLFERHWEDHGRAGVAVTSLFLGDPLYAEVAGAFFGNAGADPAYATGLFNLFSEPAPAITLRTAADVARYVDAFRKVTA; via the coding sequence ATGACCACAGCAACCCACCCCACCACCCGCTCAGTCGCCGTCATCGGCGCCGGACTCGCGGGAACCGGCGCCGCCCTGGCACTCACCCGCGCCGGATTCCGCGTCGACCTCTACTCCGACCGCACCCGCGAGGCCCTGCGCGACGACGTCCCCGCCACCGGCACCGCCATCCTCTTCGGCGCCTCCCGCACCGCGGACGCCGAGATCATCGCCGACCGCTACGCCGACAACCCCGCCGCCCACTTCAGCGCCGGCGCCGCCGGACTCGCCAGCGACAGCAGCAACAGCAGCGACAGCACCGGCGTGGCCTCCTTCCCCGCCTCCTACACCTACGAAGCCCAGTCCGTGGACGCCCGGCTGCGCGCCGACGACCGCCTCGCCGCCTTCCTCGACCTCGCCGGCACCACCGGCAACCGTTTCCTCGTCGACCCGGTCACCCCCGACAGCCTCGACACGATCGCCGGCACCCACGACCTCACCCTCGTCGCCACCGGCAAGGCCGGCCTGGCGGACGCCTTCGCCACCGACACCGACCGCACCCCCTACACCGGACCGCAGCGCCACCTGCTCACCGTCACCGCCACCGGCCTGCCCTCCGACCACGTCTTCACCGGCCGCACCGGGGGAACACAGTCCGACCGGCTGACCGACACCGACGGGAACCCCGCCAACAACTCCCTGCTCTCCCTCCATGAGGAAGGCGAAGTCTTCGCCGGCCCGTACCTGCACAAGGACGGCCTCGCCTCCTGGGTGCTGCTCGCCTGGGCGAAGCCCGGCACCGCCACCGAACAGGCCTTCCACTCCACCTCGGACGCCGCCTCGGCCCTGCAGACGCTCAAGGACCTCCACCACCGCGAGTTCCCCGACATCGCCGACGACATCGACCGGCTGCAGCCCGTCGAATCCGACCCCCACTCGTGGTTGAAAGGTGCCGTCACCCCGCGGGTACGGCGTCCGGTCGGTGAGACGGCCTCCGGGCATCTCGTCGCCGCCCTGGGGGACACGGCCATCGCCGTCGACCCGATCGCCGGGCAGGGTGCGCAGCTCGGCGACCGGCAGGTCGCCGCGTTGACCGCCGGGCTCACCGCCGCGGCGTCCGACGGGAAGGAGTGGGACGCCACCCTGCTCACCGACCTGTTCGAGCGGCACTGGGAGGACCACGGCCGCGCCGGGGTGGCGGTCACGTCCCTGTTCCTCGGCGACCCGCTGTATGCCGAGGTCGCCGGCGCGTTCTTCGGCAACGCCGGCGCGGACCCCGCCTACGCCACCGGCCTGTTCAACCTGTTCTCCGAGCCCGCGCCGGCGATCACGCTGCGTACCGCGGCGGATGTCGCCCGCTACGTCGACGCGTTCCGGAAGGTCACCGCATGA
- a CDS encoding LLM class flavin-dependent oxidoreductase, with amino-acid sequence MTTRHIRLNAFDMTCVVHQSPGLWRHPDDEAHRYNDLTYWTELAQLLESGYIDSLFIADVLGLYDLYGASPDAALKAGAQVPVNDPLPLISAMAAVTDHLGFGLTTGTAFEHPFPFARRITTLDHLTGGRLGWNVVTGYLPSAAENTQSHSQLDTFDHDARYDHADEYLEVLYKLWEGSWEDDAVLADPLTGVYTDPTKVRPINHHGPHYTVPGIHVSEPSPQRTPVIFQAGASDRGSTFAATHAEAVFVAAPTQEKLAEVVRTLTAKLEEAGRSREDVVIYALFTVITDATEDEAQAKLAEYRRYVDPEGALVLMSGWMGVDFAGFDLDDPVAGIESNAIQSAVAAFQRSAGEEGREWTVRELAEFGGIGGTGPVVVGSGESVADQLEDWVAATGVDGFNLAYAVTPGTFRDVIEHVVPVLQARGEYPTSYADGTLRHRLFGSDRVRPGHPAATHSFTPTGAQ; translated from the coding sequence ATGACCACCCGCCACATCCGTCTCAACGCCTTCGACATGACCTGCGTGGTCCACCAGTCCCCCGGACTGTGGCGCCACCCCGACGACGAAGCGCACCGCTACAACGACCTGACCTACTGGACCGAACTGGCGCAGCTGCTCGAATCCGGTTACATCGACAGCCTGTTCATCGCCGACGTCCTCGGCCTCTACGACCTCTACGGCGCCTCGCCGGACGCCGCCCTGAAAGCCGGCGCGCAGGTACCCGTCAACGACCCGCTGCCGCTGATCAGCGCCATGGCCGCGGTGACCGACCACCTCGGCTTCGGGCTGACCACCGGCACCGCCTTCGAGCACCCCTTCCCGTTCGCCCGGCGCATCACCACCCTCGACCACCTCACCGGCGGACGCCTCGGCTGGAACGTCGTGACCGGCTACCTGCCCTCGGCGGCGGAGAACACGCAGTCCCACAGCCAGCTCGACACCTTCGACCACGACGCCCGCTACGACCACGCCGACGAGTACCTCGAGGTGCTCTACAAACTCTGGGAAGGCTCCTGGGAGGATGACGCGGTCCTCGCCGACCCGCTGACCGGCGTGTACACCGACCCGACGAAGGTCCGCCCGATCAACCACCACGGGCCGCACTACACGGTGCCCGGCATCCACGTCTCCGAACCCTCACCGCAGCGCACCCCCGTCATCTTCCAGGCCGGGGCCTCCGACCGGGGCAGCACCTTCGCCGCCACCCACGCCGAAGCCGTCTTCGTCGCCGCCCCGACACAGGAGAAGCTCGCGGAGGTGGTGCGCACGCTGACCGCCAAGCTGGAGGAGGCCGGCCGCTCCCGCGAGGACGTCGTCATCTACGCCCTGTTCACCGTCATCACCGACGCCACCGAGGACGAGGCGCAGGCCAAGCTCGCCGAATACCGCCGCTACGTCGACCCGGAGGGCGCCCTGGTGCTGATGTCCGGCTGGATGGGCGTGGACTTCGCCGGGTTCGACCTCGACGACCCGGTGGCGGGCATCGAATCCAACGCCATCCAGTCCGCCGTCGCCGCCTTCCAACGCTCCGCCGGCGAGGAGGGCCGGGAGTGGACCGTCCGCGAACTCGCCGAGTTCGGCGGCATCGGCGGTACGGGACCCGTCGTCGTCGGCTCCGGCGAGTCTGTCGCCGACCAGCTGGAGGACTGGGTCGCGGCGACCGGCGTCGACGGGTTTAACCTGGCCTACGCCGTCACCCCGGGCACGTTCCGCGACGTCATCGAGCATGTCGTGCCGGTGCTGCAGGCCCGCGGCGAATACCCCACCTCCTACGCCGACGGGACGCTGCGCCACCGGCTGTTCGGCAGCGACCGGGTCCGCCCCGGCCACCCCGCCGCCACCCACTCGTTCACCCCGACAGGAGCCCAGTGA
- a CDS encoding acyl-CoA dehydrogenase family protein, which translates to MTTALPTDADLTDRFRPVLDAIAVGAADRDRNRELATEQIRRLRDAGFTALRVPVEHGGLGATVRQTFGLLTDLAAADSNITQALRVHFFTVEGFVASGNEDALRRVADGVIYGNAISEKGVGSVDRYQTALTPDPASPGDYLLNGTKYYSTGTLYADIISVAVDLDGARATADVPAHAEGVHQFDDWDGFGQRLTGSGTTLFENVKVPGAAVVEGGYGDAGHVIDTSYLQLFQLAGLAGIARRAADDACDRVATRERTFSHAPADLPREDPLVQATLGKVYSAAWLARTAVLAVADAIAASFADPSSVAAVDHAELLAAEAQVTLIPLVLGAVDEVFETGGASIVSEKLDLDRHWRNARTLAVHNPAVYKQQAVGRFALTGEGLPFAWSAGVR; encoded by the coding sequence ATGACCACCGCACTTCCCACCGACGCCGACCTCACCGACCGGTTCCGCCCCGTCCTCGACGCGATCGCCGTCGGGGCCGCCGACCGCGACCGCAACCGCGAACTCGCCACCGAACAGATCCGCCGGCTGCGGGACGCCGGGTTCACCGCCCTGCGCGTCCCCGTCGAGCACGGCGGCCTGGGCGCCACCGTCCGGCAGACCTTCGGCCTGCTCACCGACCTCGCCGCGGCGGACTCCAACATCACCCAGGCGTTGCGTGTCCACTTCTTCACCGTCGAGGGGTTCGTGGCGTCCGGAAACGAGGACGCCCTGCGGCGCGTCGCCGACGGCGTGATCTACGGCAACGCGATCTCCGAGAAGGGCGTCGGATCCGTCGACCGGTACCAGACCGCACTGACCCCCGACCCCGCCTCGCCCGGGGACTACCTGCTCAACGGCACGAAGTACTACTCGACCGGCACGCTGTACGCCGACATCATCAGCGTCGCCGTCGACCTCGACGGTGCGCGCGCCACCGCCGACGTCCCGGCCCACGCCGAGGGAGTCCACCAGTTCGACGACTGGGACGGCTTCGGGCAGCGGCTCACCGGCTCCGGCACGACCCTGTTCGAGAACGTGAAGGTGCCGGGTGCCGCCGTCGTCGAGGGCGGCTACGGGGACGCCGGGCACGTCATCGACACCTCCTACCTGCAGCTGTTCCAGCTCGCCGGGTTGGCCGGCATCGCCCGGCGCGCCGCCGACGACGCATGCGACCGGGTGGCGACGCGCGAGCGCACCTTCTCCCACGCGCCGGCGGACCTGCCGCGTGAGGATCCGCTGGTGCAGGCGACGCTCGGGAAGGTGTACTCGGCGGCGTGGCTGGCCCGCACCGCGGTCCTGGCCGTGGCGGACGCCATCGCCGCGTCCTTCGCCGACCCCTCCTCCGTCGCCGCGGTCGACCACGCCGAACTGCTGGCCGCCGAAGCGCAGGTCACGCTGATCCCGCTGGTCCTCGGGGCGGTCGACGAGGTCTTCGAGACCGGTGGGGCGTCCATCGTCTCGGAGAAGCTGGACCTGGACCGGCACTGGCGCAACGCCCGCACGCTGGCCGTGCACAACCCGGCGGTCTACAAGCAGCAGGCGGTCGGGAGGTTCGCGCTGACCGGCGAGGGGCTGCCCTTCGCGTGGAGTGCCGGGGTGCGGTAG
- a CDS encoding flavin reductase family protein → MTSAIRRTTEPTTLSEPLSETRSDRQPVDLPAVPTALSATELRAAWASIPTPITTVAAVVDGRPTGLIVGSYVGLSLEPALVAVSIQKTSRSWPLLRDADHLGISVLTRNHQHLVRQLAGPQDHRFDDITWQDDRGAVLLEDAAVHLTGHIVNELETGDHVTAVLEVDRVAGQAPSETPLVFHGSQVATVGEL, encoded by the coding sequence ATGACTTCCGCCATCCGACGCACCACCGAACCAACCACCCTGTCTGAGCCCCTGTCCGAGACCCGGTCCGACCGTCAGCCCGTCGACCTGCCCGCCGTGCCCACCGCCCTGTCCGCCACCGAACTCCGCGCCGCCTGGGCGTCCATCCCCACCCCGATCACCACCGTCGCCGCCGTCGTCGACGGCCGCCCCACCGGACTGATCGTCGGCTCCTACGTCGGCCTCTCCCTCGAACCCGCCCTCGTCGCCGTCAGCATCCAGAAGACCTCCCGGTCCTGGCCGCTGCTGCGCGACGCCGACCACCTCGGCATCTCCGTCCTCACCCGCAACCACCAGCACCTCGTCCGCCAGCTCGCCGGCCCGCAGGACCACCGCTTCGACGACATCACCTGGCAGGACGACCGCGGCGCCGTGCTCCTCGAGGACGCCGCCGTCCACCTCACCGGCCACATCGTCAACGAACTCGAGACCGGCGACCACGTCACCGCCGTCCTCGAGGTCGACCGGGTGGCCGGCCAGGCCCCCTCCGAAACCCCGCTGGTGTTCCACGGGTCCCAGGTCGCGACGGTGGGTGAGCTGTAG
- the sfnG gene encoding dimethylsulfone monooxygenase SfnG has protein sequence MSTARVTDDLQFAYWVPNVSGGLVVSDIEQTTDWGIGYNRRLAQTAEQVGFDYALTQVRYLGSYGAESQHESVSFSLALLEATERLKVIAAVHPGFWQPAVLANLATTASELYGGRFALNVVSGWLKDEFVKFGEPWLEHDERYRRSGEFLQVLRAIFAGDHAEFDGDFYRLHDYSISPHPQTAPELFQGGNSTAAQVNGGRYADWYFINGKPLDELEVQINEVRHHAEAADRETKIGVNAFVILEDTEKEAHDKLRAIVDQASRGAVEGFRESVKQAGKSTADGKGMWADSSFEDLVQYNDGFRTGLIGTREQIQERIDQLRGIGVDLVLTGYLNFQEEVERFGRDIIAPLRPGVPA, from the coding sequence ATGTCCACCGCACGCGTCACCGACGACCTGCAGTTCGCCTACTGGGTGCCGAACGTCTCCGGCGGTCTCGTCGTCTCCGACATCGAGCAGACCACCGACTGGGGCATCGGGTACAACCGCCGCCTGGCGCAGACCGCCGAGCAGGTCGGCTTCGACTACGCCCTGACCCAGGTCCGCTACCTCGGCTCCTACGGGGCCGAGTCCCAGCATGAGTCGGTGAGTTTCTCCCTGGCCCTGCTGGAGGCCACCGAACGACTGAAGGTCATCGCCGCCGTCCACCCCGGATTCTGGCAGCCCGCCGTCCTGGCCAACCTCGCCACCACCGCCAGCGAGCTCTACGGCGGCCGGTTCGCCCTCAATGTCGTCTCCGGCTGGCTGAAGGACGAGTTCGTGAAGTTCGGCGAACCGTGGCTGGAACACGACGAACGCTACCGCCGCTCCGGGGAGTTCCTGCAGGTCCTCCGCGCGATCTTCGCCGGTGACCACGCCGAGTTCGACGGCGACTTCTACCGGCTCCACGACTACTCGATCAGCCCGCACCCGCAGACCGCCCCGGAACTGTTCCAGGGCGGCAACTCCACCGCCGCCCAGGTCAACGGCGGCCGCTACGCCGACTGGTACTTCATCAACGGCAAGCCGCTCGACGAACTGGAAGTCCAGATCAACGAGGTCCGCCACCACGCCGAGGCCGCCGACCGGGAGACGAAGATCGGCGTGAACGCCTTCGTCATCCTCGAGGACACCGAGAAGGAGGCCCACGACAAACTCCGCGCCATCGTCGACCAGGCCAGCCGTGGCGCGGTCGAGGGCTTCCGCGAGTCGGTGAAACAGGCCGGGAAGTCCACCGCCGACGGCAAGGGCATGTGGGCGGACTCGTCCTTCGAGGACCTGGTGCAGTACAACGACGGTTTCCGCACCGGCCTGATCGGCACGAGGGAGCAGATCCAGGAGAGGATCGACCAGTTGCGCGGCATCGGGGTGGACCTGGTGCTCACCGGCTACCTCAACTTTCAGGAGGAGGTCGAGCGCTTCGGCCGCGACATCATCGCGCCGCTGCGTCCGGGCGTTCCCGCGTGA
- a CDS encoding acyl-CoA dehydrogenase family protein encodes MTAVLTDPLAAAGEVAAVARSVARGGGAPRATRIRDAVAALRTSGLLAATVPARLGGPELPPSSIAAAVGLLAQADGSLAQIPQSHFTFSRWLFDGEHPDAEQVWADRLLTGTLIANAQAEREPVIVDRTVNGTKIFCTGSPFADVLAVTGRCPGESAQTVATFVASDAPGTDIVGDWDALGQRFTGSGTVRFHDVPVGRVYSFDRALALPGYGAFAQLLHAAVDVGIATAALDAALSLAATAAPDPLTAHLAGELTAQRFAAQAVVEKAGRALDALWAGDPTTRPAEVALQVAAAKVTTGALTVDLASRVYELTGPRATADPGDEGLDRHWRDLRTHTLHERRREKLAVLGRAALTGEDPVTGPQL; translated from the coding sequence GTGACCGCCGTACTCACCGACCCACTCGCCGCTGCCGGAGAGGTCGCCGCCGTGGCCCGCAGTGTGGCCCGCGGTGGCGGCGCTCCGCGTGCCACCCGGATCCGGGACGCCGTCGCCGCACTGCGCACCTCAGGCCTGCTCGCCGCCACCGTGCCCGCCCGGCTGGGTGGCCCGGAGCTGCCGCCGTCCTCGATTGCCGCAGCGGTGGGGCTGCTGGCGCAGGCCGACGGGTCGCTGGCGCAGATCCCGCAGTCGCATTTCACGTTCAGCCGGTGGCTGTTCGACGGTGAGCACCCGGATGCGGAGCAGGTCTGGGCGGACCGGCTGCTCACCGGCACCCTCATCGCCAATGCACAGGCCGAGCGGGAGCCGGTGATCGTCGACCGCACGGTGAACGGCACGAAGATCTTCTGCACCGGGTCGCCGTTCGCCGATGTCCTGGCGGTCACGGGGCGGTGTCCCGGCGAGAGCGCGCAGACCGTCGCCACCTTCGTGGCGTCGGATGCCCCCGGCACCGACATCGTCGGCGACTGGGACGCCCTGGGCCAGCGCTTCACCGGCTCCGGCACGGTCCGGTTCCACGACGTCCCGGTCGGCCGGGTGTACTCCTTCGACCGGGCGCTCGCGCTGCCCGGCTACGGGGCCTTCGCCCAGCTGCTGCACGCCGCCGTCGATGTGGGCATCGCCACCGCCGCGCTGGACGCCGCGCTCAGTCTCGCGGCGACCGCCGCACCCGACCCGCTGACCGCCCACCTGGCCGGGGAGCTGACGGCACAGCGGTTCGCCGCACAGGCCGTGGTGGAGAAGGCGGGCCGGGCGCTGGACGCCCTGTGGGCCGGCGATCCCACCACCCGCCCCGCAGAGGTCGCACTGCAGGTCGCGGCGGCGAAGGTGACGACCGGGGCGCTGACGGTCGACCTCGCCTCGCGGGTCTACGAACTGACCGGGCCCCGTGCGACCGCAGACCCCGGGGATGAGGGACTCGACCGGCACTGGCGTGACCTGCGGACCCACACTCTGCACGAGCGGCGTCGCGAGAAGTTGGCGGTCCTGGGGCGGGCGGCGCTGACCGGGGAAGACCCGGTGACCGGGCCGCAGCTGTGA
- a CDS encoding FMN-binding glutamate synthase family protein: protein MTKKTTRALAALAGAVTSVAVADLVQPRHSILRNYPVAGYARFLMEKIRPEIQQYFIERNFDGEPFDRNTRTMIYRRAKGKDDHVAFGTERDLGAVGYETLVQSLAPVQPADTDLRVTVGGPDCTRPYSASRFNISAMSFGALSANAVLAMNRGAAEGHFLHDTGEGGLTRYHLRYGADLIWELGSGYFSARTDDGRLDRDKFVANATRGQVKMIEIKLSQGAKPGIGGVLPKEKITAEVSGIRGVPRDRDCISPSAHPEFSTPRELVRFVAELRGLSGGKPVGIKLCVGDRTQFLAICRAMVEEGTGPDFITVDGAEGGTGSAPLEFQDRLGMRLTEGLMTVENALVATGLRDRVTVGASGKIAGGADIVRRLLQGADMMFAARPMMMAVGCIQAQKCNTGRCPVGVATQDPVRQRAVDVDDKGPRVRRYHDATVKEAVALMAAMGASSPAELTHDMGRIVLGADETRSYADAYRWLTPGELLEPSTDTPADWVRDWERADADSFRV from the coding sequence ATGACGAAGAAGACCACCCGGGCCCTGGCGGCCCTCGCCGGCGCCGTGACCTCCGTCGCCGTCGCGGACCTCGTCCAGCCCCGGCACTCGATCCTGCGCAACTACCCCGTCGCCGGCTACGCCCGGTTCCTCATGGAGAAGATCCGCCCCGAGATCCAGCAGTACTTCATCGAGCGGAACTTCGACGGCGAACCCTTCGACCGGAACACCCGCACGATGATCTACCGCCGCGCCAAGGGAAAGGATGACCACGTCGCCTTCGGCACCGAACGGGACCTCGGCGCCGTCGGCTACGAGACCCTCGTCCAGTCCCTCGCACCGGTCCAGCCCGCCGACACCGACCTGCGGGTCACCGTCGGCGGCCCGGACTGCACCCGTCCCTACAGCGCCTCCCGGTTCAACATCTCCGCCATGAGCTTCGGCGCCCTGTCCGCCAACGCGGTCCTCGCCATGAACCGGGGCGCGGCCGAGGGCCACTTCCTCCACGACACCGGCGAAGGCGGACTGACCCGCTACCACCTGCGGTACGGGGCGGACCTCATCTGGGAACTGGGGTCCGGCTACTTCTCCGCCCGCACCGACGACGGCCGGCTCGACCGGGACAAGTTCGTGGCCAACGCCACCCGCGGCCAGGTCAAGATGATCGAGATCAAGCTCTCCCAGGGTGCCAAGCCCGGGATCGGCGGCGTGCTGCCCAAGGAGAAGATCACCGCGGAGGTCAGCGGCATCCGGGGCGTCCCGCGCGACCGGGACTGCATCTCCCCGTCCGCCCACCCCGAGTTCTCCACCCCGCGCGAACTGGTCCGGTTCGTCGCGGAGCTGCGCGGACTGTCCGGCGGCAAGCCGGTCGGCATCAAACTGTGCGTCGGTGACCGCACCCAGTTCCTCGCCATCTGCCGCGCCATGGTCGAGGAGGGCACCGGCCCCGACTTCATCACCGTCGACGGTGCCGAGGGCGGTACCGGGTCCGCACCCCTGGAATTCCAGGACCGGCTCGGCATGCGGCTGACCGAAGGCCTGATGACCGTCGAGAACGCGCTCGTCGCCACCGGGTTGCGTGACCGGGTGACCGTCGGGGCGTCCGGAAAGATCGCCGGCGGGGCCGACATCGTCCGCCGGCTGCTCCAGGGGGCGGACATGATGTTCGCCGCCCGGCCGATGATGATGGCGGTGGGCTGCATCCAGGCGCAGAAGTGCAACACCGGCCGCTGCCCGGTGGGTGTGGCGACGCAGGACCCGGTGCGGCAGCGCGCCGTCGACGTCGACGACAAGGGCCCCCGGGTCCGCCGCTACCATGACGCGACCGTGAAGGAGGCGGTCGCGCTCATGGCGGCGATGGGGGCGTCCTCCCCCGCCGAACTGACCCACGATATGGGCCGGATCGTCCTCGGCGCCGACGAGACACGCAGCTACGCGGACGCCTACCGGTGGCTCACCCCCGGCGAGCTGCTCGAGCCGTCGACGGACACCCCGGCCGACTGGGTCCGGGACTGGGAGCGGGCGGACGCGGACAGTTTCCGCGTCTGA